A stretch of Besnoitia besnoiti strain Bb-Ger1 chromosome III, whole genome shotgun sequence DNA encodes these proteins:
- a CDS encoding hypothetical protein (encoded by transcript BESB_047800), producing the protein MAAPAALLSQLHQQWSVKFKVEPLDSLSDLVMDALDGGTEVAAASAPARAAPLSLASLQQFLLSSDLRTLPLAPPLPEGFMQQKPPAALPGPLFLMLLSSRDITLPLKEGAEDFAAAAAAAPCYRGHKRRMLLLKLTDGAGCTYTAIEHQYCRQLDVALVPGLKMLLSPSTRLMNGLFLLQPATVQVLGGRVGSLESAFKLREQVQQARLHRKVGGGGEDEAPPRFVPFSYAAAKKALAEGQGVVAAALESQHQKSREKAQNAHRGEDREEARKTLQQLKDEVDAGGAGGAGSKVEKFQQKQHEEAKKAALQSLVVTPGTRDRGERRGRPRDEAGEGAGVRGGGRGRGRGRRRDDDDEGLYMRDPKAPVAYDLLDLICKEKPSAAARTPPASAPASAPAVNLSLQSVPPSAREAPPQSAPSAPPQRRGGLPSEADFERGKGRRDPRGRGGRGREAPVAAHREPEGGHFSSYYYFPEEPSFPPAGGAAFSAETHAPSQPPRPSAPGGGGAAPATRARNGPAGRAAHRGTFAGAQAAAASHARSPSPAPSPAGSAFSPYGPATPHAHAPPSHAPARPASGAFGGGGPPPRGGRGGPRGARGAGRGRGGRGGAAKREF; encoded by the coding sequence ATGGCGGCccccgctgcgctgctgtcgcagcTGCATCAGCAGTGGAGCGTGAAGTTCAAGGTTGAGCCGCTGGATTCACTTTCAGATCTCGTCATGGACGCTCTGGATGGGGGCACTGAAgttgccgcggcctctgcgcccgcgcgcgctgctccgctgtcgctcgctTCGCTCCAGCagttcctcctctcttccgacctgcgcacgctgccgctggcgccgccgcttcctgaGGGCTTCATGCAGCAGaagccgcctgctgcgctccCGGGGCCGCTTTTCCTCATGCTTCTCTCGTCGCGAGACATCACGCTGCCTCTGAaggagggcgccgaagactttgcggctgcagctgctgctgcaccgTGCTACCGCGGGCACAAGCGGCGCATGCTGCTGCTCAAGCTCACGGACGGCGcggggtgtacgtacacggCGATCGAGCACCAGTACTGCCGGCAGCTTGACGTCGCCCTGGTGCCGGGCCTGAAGATGTTgctgtcgccgtcgacgcgccTCATGAACGGCTTgttcctgctgcagccggcgaCCGTGCAGgtcctcggcggccgcgtgggAAGTCTGGAGAGTGCTTTCAAACTTCGCGAGCAGGTCCAGCAGGCGCGCTTGCACCGGAAGGTTGGTGGAgggggcgaggacgaagctCCCCCGCGATTCGTGCCTTTTTCCTATGCGGCGGCGAAAAAGGCGCTCGCCGAGGGGcagggcgtcgtcgccgcggcgctcgagagTCAGCACcagaagagccgcgagaAGGCTCAGAACGCCCACCGCGGTGAGGACCGTGAAGAGGCCCGAAAGACGCTCCAGCAGCTCAAGGACGAGGTGGAcgcggggggcgcggggggcgcgggCAGCAAAGTGGAGAAATTCCAACAGAAGCagcacgaggaggcgaagaaagcggcCCTCCAGTCGCTCGTCGTGACTCCCGGCACCCGAgaccgcggcgagcggcgcgggcgtccccgcgacgaggcgggcgaaggcgccggcgttcgcgggggcgggcggggtcgcggcagggggcgacgcagggacgacgacgacgagggcctCTACATGCGAGACCCGAAAGCCCCTGTCGCGTACGACTTACTTGACCTGATTTGCAAAGAAAAaccttctgcggccgcccgcaCGCCTCCCGCGAGCGCCCCTGCGAGTGCGCCGGCCGTGaatctctctctgcagtccGTGCCGCCCAGTGCGCGAGAGGCTCCTCCGCAGTCCGCGCcgagtgcgccgccgcagcgacgcgggggCTTGCCCTCTGAGGCCGATTTCGAGAGAGGCAAAGGGCGAAGAgacccgcgcgggcgcggcggtcggGGCCGAGAGGCGCCTGTCGCGGCGCACAGAGAGCCCGAAGGCGGGCACTTCTCCTCGTACTACTACTTCCCAGAGGAGCCGTCTTTCCCCCCCGCAGGGGGCGCTGCGTTTTCCGCGGAGACccacgcgccctcgcagccgccgcgaccctctgcgcccggcggcggcggggcggcgcctgcgacgcgtgCGAGGAACGGCCCTGCTGGACGGGCGGCGCACCGGGGCaccttcgcgggcgcgcaggccgccgctgcgtctcacgcgcgctcgccgtctcctgccccctcccccgcgggctcggccttctcgccctaCGGGCCCGCGACGccacacgcacacgcgccgcccAGCCACGCACCTGCCAGGCCCGCGTCTGgagccttcggcggcggtgGCCCCCCAccccgcggagggcgcggcgggccgcgGGGTGCCCGAGGGGCGGGACGAGGCAGGgggggacgcggaggcgcagcgaaacGGGAGTTCTAA
- a CDS encoding FHA domain-containing protein (encoded by transcript BESB_047820), translating to MEGQSAPSALGGSGGGRSGSRNRGCLMSVSCLTWASDSHGLFDYESRNVFKKNFKIQCLREAYRAIRVKTDVLFLPEEEAVHFLQHQQEFPPSDVRSLLKIQWTNGAYHVIPSHASEVCIDPSSPPGPGHRAGGGAHARALASSAAPSHSSHTLLGRNPSSPCLQPAVLPASSPLAAPSTHDEGHGVSSAASLSASSPPSARRSAGAESDGAQPATPRTAGAGAAGGQSLFPPENMLHASRGRTAWGPSGPLRPPQTASRVVSPNPSSSSLAPGAGTSEGAPASSVGSARLVGTVDRASSRASSDDAPSQVSSPLPGAGVSEGASATGRRGPSEAAAPDGVEGTACLQRNRIARTEPGSETAGGGQAADAASSAGVPPASVAAALSSAPPADDDGESHVSGYFHRSGSSPHLPPGGFADGSVGVGGGAEATRICSEKIWLVVRSLRERGGVTLREGDVMKLGRFRLKVKELVANFQQAARAQEHRLPAADADECETVAPEPESQTVAQTAMHVNLNNQPYLSLLGDGGTAVALSRSALGEGLRVASPQSLPQGAADPAGASGGGAGEGSRAEGEGRGDRDAAQGEGRALAAAEAEPHDAAFLAPQSQAGAMPVTAAATDDEDAGGTNLSPNARRDDRGARASDAGELSSNPPAQTPSQCARAAPPPAALFAASRSGSYGAYLQRPACRICLCEAADEDEPDSRNNPLVAPCRCKGSMQHVHLQCLRTWMEGRLNIRSDGTTVGYFLRALDCELCKAPYPAFVDGGRGRVIELFEIPRPAYPYIILEPRSSHPAPSAPSPPVPRRGLHVVSLASRRIARLGRGHESDIRLSDISVSRLHALIKFSQGAFWLEDQRSKFGTLVELRRPLKLERGSTGVALQVGRTVISIVVKRQWSLPLPACLKGVRAPESDIMVVECPQQPPAAPPTASALAAPSATPVAFSSADSHAGAGGAAGTVLSSSVPRAGGGAAEDASEGVLAVAAGPGSSHDAPTQSARNASPVRPETPPRPTTEVAAGRNHHVVAPLPLAMQAAAALQGPPPTSQALSQQSPWQAREGAASEQTSSGASAPRAGPQPQPQGTGAPADAPATAVAEPSGATPAAGAPAVAGGSTESREGLTGSFSVSARNEEAGQPEESQSGGGVSADGETGQRREHVEGNSGNSPSPEGVKRGDAGAV from the exons ATGGAGGGTCAGTCCGCGCCGTCAGCGCTCGGAGGCAGTGGAGGAGGCCGAAGCGGCAGCCGAAACCGCGGTTGTCTCATGTCGGTGTCTTGCCTCACGTGGGCGAGCGACTCGCACGGCCTCTTCGACTACGAATCCCGAAATGTCTTCAAGAAAAACTTCAAAATCCAGTGTCTAC GAGAGGCGTACCGGGCGATTCGCGTGAAGACCGACGTGCTGTTCCTtcccgaggaggaggccgttCACTTTCTTCAGCACCAGCAGGAGTTTCCTCCCTCCGATGTGCGCTCGCTGTTGAAAATTCAGTGGACCAATGGAGCGTACCACGTGATTCCGTCGCATGCGTCGGAGGTCTGCATCGAcccctcttcgccgccgggGCCTGGGcaccgcgccggcggaggggcgcatgcgcgcgccctcgcgagctcggcggcgccttcgcactCCTCGCACACCCTCCTAGGTCGCAACCCGAGCAGTCCCTGCCTCCAGCCCGCAGTGCtgccggcgtcctcgcctctggcggcgccctccacgcACGACGAAGGCCatggcgtctcctcggcagcttctctctccgcgtcgtcgccgccgagtgCGCGCCGGTCCGCAGGAGCCGAAAGCGACGGTGCGCAACCCGCtacgccgcggacggcgggggcgggggccgcTGGGGGTCAGTCTCTCTTTCCCCCCGAGAACATGCTCCACGCCAGTAGAGGGCGAACGGCCTGGGGCCCCAgcgggcctctgcgccccCCACAGACCGCCTCCCGCGTGGTGTCTCCGAatccgtcctcctcgtctctggCGCCCGGAGCGGGGACCTCTGAGGGTGCGCCGGCTTCCTCAgtcggcagcgcgaggctggTGGGCACTGTCGACCGGGCGTCGagtcgcgcgtcctctgaCGACGCTCCCTCGCaagtctcctcgccgctgcccggCGCGGGTGTctcggagggcgcgagcgcgacggggCGCCGGGGCCCCtccgaggcggccgcgcccgacggcgTCGAGGGGACCGCGTGTCTCCAGCGGAACCGCATCGCGCGGACGGAGCCGGGCTcggagacagcaggcggGGGCCaagcggcggacgccgcgagcagcgcaggcgTGCCCCCCGCgtcggtcgcggcggcgctgtcgtcggcgccgcctgcagacgacgacggcgagagccaCGTTAGCGGATATTTTCATCGCTCGGGTAGCAGTCCGCACCTGCCGCCAGGAGGCTTTGCAGACGGCTCAGTCGGGgtcgggggcggcgcggaggctaCGCGCATCTGCAGTGAGAAGATCTGGCTCGTCGTCCGGagtctccgcgagcgcggcggcgtgacGCTGCGGGAAGGCGACGTGATGAAGCTTGGACGATTTCGCCTAAAGGTGAAGGAGTTGGTGGCGAATTtccagcaggcggcgcgagcccaGGAGCACCGCCTccctgccgcagacgcggacgagTGCGAGACAGTGGCGCCTGAACCAGAGAGTCAAACGGTTGCGCAGACGGCCATGCACGTAAACCTGAATAATCAGCCTTACCTCAGTCtcctcggcgacggcggaaccGCAGTTGCCCTTTCCCGCAGCGCCTTAGGTGAAGGCCTTCGggtcgcttcgccgcagtcCCTTCcccagggcgccgcggacccGGCGGGGGCgtcaggcggcggcgcgggcgagggcagtcgcgcggagggcgaagggcgaggcgacagagacgcagcccagggcgaggggcgcgccctcgccgccgcggaggcggagcccCACGACGCTGCGTTTCTGGCTCCGCAGTCGCAGGCGGGGGCCATGCCCGtcacggcggcagcgacagacgACGAAGATGCCGGTGGAACGAATCTGTCTCCGAATGCGCGAAGGGacgaccgcggcgctcgagcgTCGGATGCTGGGGAGCTTTCATCCAATCCGCCTGCCCAGACTCCGTCTCAGTGCGCGAGAGCTG CGCCACCCCCCGCGGCGCTTTTCGCAGCAAGTCGAAGTGGCAGCTACGG tgCCTATCTCCAAAGACCCGCATGTCGCATTTGTCTGTGCGAGGCTGCTGACGAGGATGAGCCTGACAGCCGAAACAATCCGCTCGTGGCGCCTTGTCGATGCAAAG GAAGCATGCAGCATGTTCATCTCCAGTGTCTGCGGACCTGGATGGAAGGCCGGCTGAATATTCGAAGC GATGGCACGACGGTGGGATatttcctccgcgccctcgact GCGAGCTGTGCAAAGCACCCTACCCGGCGTTCGTGGACGGCGGAAGGGGCAGAGTCATTGAGCTCTTTGAGATCCCGCGACCCGCCTACCCGTATATCATTCTAG AGCCCCGCAGTTCGCACCCAGCGCcctcagcgccttcgccgcccgtcccgcgtcgcggcctgcACGTGGTGTCTCTGGCGTCGCGTCGCATAGCGCGGCTCGGCCGCGGCCACGAGTCCGACATCCGCCTCAGCGACATCTCGGTGTCTCGGCTGCACGCACTCATCAAATTCAGCCAG GGGGCCTTCTGGTTGGAAGACCAGAGAAGCAAATTCGGCACGCTGGTGGAGCTCCGGCGGCCGCTCAAACTCGAGCGCGGAAGCACGGGCGTCGCTCTGCAG GTTGGGCGCACCGTTATCTCCATTGTCGTCAAGCGGCAGTGGAGCTTGCCTCTCCCGGCATGCCTGAAGGGCGTGCGGGCGCCGGAGAGCGACATCATGGTCGTGGAGtgtccgcagcagccgcccgccgcgccgccgactgcgagcgcgctcgcggcgccctcggcgacCCCAGTGGCGTTCTCGTCCGCGGATTCGCATGCGGgtgcaggaggcgcggcaggcacggtcctctcttcgtccgtcccgcgcgcgggcggcggcgctgcggaggacgcgagcgAAGGGGTCCTCGCCGTTGCTGCGGGACCCGGCTCTTCGCACGATGCGCCCACGCAGTCCGCGCGAAATGCCTCGCCGGTGCGGCCCGAGACCCCGCCGCGACCTACCACGGAAGTCGCTGCTGGACGGAACCACCACGTGgtcgcgccgcttccgctcgccatgcaggccgccgcggctctccaaGGGCCTCCGCCGACAAGTCAGGCGTTGTCTCAGCAGAGTCCCtggcaggcgagagagggcgcggctTCTGAGCAGACTTCGTCCGGCGCGAGCGCACCCCGGGCGGGCCCCCAGCCACAGCCCCAGGGAACTGGCGCCCCAGCCGACGCCCCTGCaaccgcggtcgcggagcccagtggggcgacgccggcagcgggcgcTCCCGCTGTAGCGGGAGGGAGTACAGAGTCGCGCGAGGGGTTGACAGGTTCTTTCAGCGTTTCCGCGCGTAATGAGGAGGCCGGTCAACCAGAAGAAAGCCAGTCTGGCGGCGGAGTTTCTGCAGATGGAGAGACAGGTCAACGACGGGAACATGTGGAAGGAAACAGCGGAaactcgccgtcgccagagGGCGTGAAGAGGGGAGATGCGGGGGCGGTGTGA
- a CDS encoding Nucleotide-sensitive chloride conductance regulator (ICln) protein (encoded by transcript BESB_047810), whose protein sequence is MPIQWSPARNADGSLQILQGERGDEEVIAYREDDVTLLLKNDSFGAGTLYVTSKRVAWLAEPGAASGASAEAKDISIDYPSIVLHALSRDPNSGHPPCIYCQLKSDAEEEDEDYVIPEMRLVSASPEKLDTIFKVMSEMAALNPDPDADDGEDDDDDDFIIDADGLRGGVPPGWEFVEEAQDGAPGDDGENGDTKDATMTH, encoded by the exons ATGCCAATCCAGTGGTCGCCTGCACGCAACGCAGACGGGAGTCTTCAGATTCTGCAGGGAGAAaggggcgacgaagaggtgATCGCGTACCGGGAAGATGACGTCACCCTCCTTCTGAAGAACGATTCCTTTG gcgcgggcaCGCTGTACGTGACCTCGAAGCGCGTCGCGTGGCTGGCGGAGCCTGGAGCAGccagcggcgcttccgcggaggcgaaggacaTCTCCATCGACTATCCCTCCATCGTGCTTCacgctctctctcgagaCCCAA ACAGCGGCCATCCGCCATGCATCTACTGTCAACTcaagagcgacgcggaggaggaggatgaGGACTACGTCATCCCAGAAATGcgtctcgtctctgcgtctcccga GAAGCTGGACACGATCTTTAAGGTCATGTCGGAGATGGCGGCGCTGAACCCCGATCCCGACGCGGACGatggagaagacgacgacgacgacgattTCATCATCGACGCCGACggactccgcggcggcgtgccgccA GGTTGGGAGTTCGTTGAGGAGGCGCAAGACGGCGCCCCGGGCGATGACGGCGAGAACGGCGATACAAAAGATGCGACGATGACGCACTAG